Proteins encoded within one genomic window of Deinococcus cellulosilyticus NBRC 106333 = KACC 11606:
- a CDS encoding LacI family DNA-binding transcriptional regulator: MRETVTLNHVAREAGVSPSTVSRVINGTAQVAPEKHKAVLEAIQRLGYNHGVMNRSPFQEPSFTIGVVTQEISSPFYGEILKGIDQGLEGSPYHPIFASGQVRKPALRTPFARLLEKNVDAMIVLDGLVPERELILLAK; this comes from the coding sequence GTGCGTGAGACTGTGACCTTAAATCATGTTGCCCGGGAAGCTGGAGTTTCCCCCAGCACCGTCTCGCGGGTGATCAATGGCACCGCCCAGGTGGCCCCAGAAAAACATAAGGCCGTTCTGGAAGCCATTCAACGCCTGGGATACAACCATGGTGTGATGAACAGAAGTCCCTTTCAGGAGCCCTCTTTTACCATTGGCGTGGTGACCCAGGAGATTTCCAGTCCTTTTTACGGAGAAATTCTCAAGGGCATTGATCAAGGTCTGGAAGGGAGCCCCTACCACCCCATTTTTGCCAGTGGACAGGTCAGAAAGCCTGCGCTGAGAACTCCATTCGCCCGCCTGCTGGAAAAAAATGTGGATGCCATGATCGTCCTGGACGGTCTGGTGCCCGAGCGTGAACTGATCCTGCTGGCCAAA